One Dermacentor silvarum isolate Dsil-2018 unplaced genomic scaffold, BIME_Dsil_1.4 Seq1019, whole genome shotgun sequence genomic window carries:
- the LOC119434351 gene encoding leucine-rich repeat and immunoglobulin-like domain containing-NOGO receptor-interacting protein 4 translates to MASLRLGQDFSELPPSVRDVAVVQSTISGVDARWLSSLDNLESLRIDKVDLEKFERTMLPRPASKLKYLTITGTDLSALPEDFGQDLPSLEKLNLRRNKFATIQEAALAPFKSRTVVVQLEGNPLECDCSILFLLGYPDSWQYPNCERPATLAKTPLRQLTPSSLGCTAASPVVKNEQIKTRARARARLRFVCRFSNMQSKSVTTAISS, encoded by the exons ATGGCCTCGCTTCGACTGGGCCAGGACTTCAGCGAATTGCCGCCCAGTGTCAGGGACGTGGCCGTGGTCCAAAGCACGATCTCCGGTGTGGACGCCCGCTGGCTGTCTTCCTTGGACAACCTAGAGAGCCTCCGCATCGACAAGGTCGATTTGGAGAAGTTCGAAAGAACAATGCTTCCGAGACCCGCTTCCAAGCTGAAGTACCTCACGATAAC TGGTACAGACTTGTCGGCGCTACCCGAAGACTTCGGACAGGACCTGCCATCTCTGGAGAAGCTCAACCTGAGAAGGAACAAGTTCGCCACTATTCAAGAGGCCGCGTTAGCTCCTTTCAAGAGTCGCACAGTCGTCGTCCAACTCGAGG GGAATCCCCTGGAGTGCGACTGCAGTATTCTCTTCCTGCTCGGCTACCCGGACAGCTGGCAGTACCCCAACTGCGAGAGGCCAGCAACGCTGGCCAAGACGCCACTTCGCCAACTCACGCCGTCCAGCCTGGGTTGCACTGCCGCCTCGCCCGTCGTGAAGAATGAGCAAATAAAAACACGCGCGCGTGCGCGAGCACGTCTGCGTTTTGTCTGCCGTTTTTCCAACATGCAAAGCAAGTCAGTTACGACGGCAATATCA TCTTAA